The following DNA comes from Pseudomonas marginalis.
GCAGCACCGCCAGCAGCAGGCAACCCACGGTCACGGCGATGGTCGGGCTCACATCCAGCAGGAAGCCCATGGCCACGCCCAGCAGCGCGGCGTGGGACAAGGTGTCGCCAAAATACGCCATGCGCCGCCAGACCACGAACGAGCCCAGCGGGCCCGCCACCAGCGCCAGAGCCAAGCCTGCCAGCAGGGCGTAAAGCAGAAAATCAGCCATGCTTGCAGCTATCTCCATGAACGTGGGTGTGGGGCGTCGCGGGATCGTCAACGACAGCGCCATGCAGGTCATGGGCGTGATCGTGATGGTGGTGATAGATCGCCAGGCTCTGGGCGTTCTTGCCGAACAGTTCGACGAACGCCGGGTCGCTGCTGACTTGTTCCGGGTGGCCGGAGCAGCACACGTGGCGGTTGAGGCATACCACTTGGTCGGTGGTGCTCATCACCAGGTGCAAATCATGGGAGACCATCAGCACGCCGCAGCCATGGCGGTCGCGCAGGCGGGTGATCAGGCTGTACAGCTCGGCCTGGCCGGCGACGTCGACGCCCTGCACGGGTTCATCCAGCACCAGCAACTCGGGCTCGCGCAGCAGGGCACGGGCCAGCAGCACGCGCTGCATTTCGCCGCCGGAGATGCTTTGCACCGGGCTGTCGATGACCTGCTCGGCACCGACTTCCTTGAGGGCGGCCTGCGCGCGGGCGCGGTCCACACCGGGCACCAGGCGCAAAAACCGCAGTACAGACAAGGGCAAGGTCGGATCAACATGCAGCTTTTGCGGCATGTAGCCCACGCGCAGCCTGGGCTTGCGCCACACGCTGCCGGTGTCGGGCTTGAGCAGGCCGAGTACGGCGCGCACCAGGGTGGTCTTGCCGGCGCCATTGGGGCCGATCAGGGTGACGATCTGCCCCGGCTCGACGCTCAAGGCGATGTTATCCAGCACGTTCTGCCCGGCAAACGTGACGCCGACCTGCTCCAGGCGGATTAACGCGTTGCTCATCAAGCCCCCTGGCAGCCCGAGCACAGGCCGACCACTTCGACCGTCTGCCCTTCGACCCGGAAGCCTACGTCGGCGGAGCTCTTGATGATGGCATCGCTGATGCTTTTTTGTTCAAGCTCGATGGCGGCGTGGCAC
Coding sequences within:
- the znuC gene encoding zinc ABC transporter ATP-binding protein ZnuC yields the protein MSNALIRLEQVGVTFAGQNVLDNIALSVEPGQIVTLIGPNGAGKTTLVRAVLGLLKPDTGSVWRKPRLRVGYMPQKLHVDPTLPLSVLRFLRLVPGVDRARAQAALKEVGAEQVIDSPVQSISGGEMQRVLLARALLREPELLVLDEPVQGVDVAGQAELYSLITRLRDRHGCGVLMVSHDLHLVMSTTDQVVCLNRHVCCSGHPEQVSSDPAFVELFGKNAQSLAIYHHHHDHAHDLHGAVVDDPATPHTHVHGDSCKHG